In one window of Meiothermus sp. DNA:
- a CDS encoding ABC transporter ATP-binding protein produces the protein MSEAVATSTPGAALEAQQLGKKYGRKPVLENITFAVQPGEVYALAGPNGSGKTTLIRLLTGLAFPTSGVVRMLGQDIYNGGYVARRALGAVVEAPAAFYPHMTGRQNLEMVAFLTGMSNVESRIREVLARLELLSVADQPVRTYSLGQRQRLGLASAILHEPQILILDEPTSGLDPQGISKVHEILSELAWKGVAVLLSTHHLREVSAYSDKVGILGGGRLLEEVKLGARGETYRLRVDDPPRAAAFLKTVPGVQNVSLRDVNVIFEGSPNVALAALVRENYQVQFLEPDYFDLYDYYRERVKNA, from the coding sequence AACCAGCACCCCGGGTGCGGCCCTCGAGGCCCAGCAACTGGGCAAAAAGTACGGGCGCAAACCCGTGCTGGAGAACATCACCTTTGCCGTGCAGCCGGGCGAAGTCTATGCCCTGGCCGGGCCCAACGGCTCCGGCAAGACCACCCTGATTCGCCTGCTCACCGGTCTGGCCTTCCCCACCTCGGGCGTGGTGCGGATGCTGGGGCAGGATATCTACAACGGTGGCTATGTGGCCCGGCGGGCGCTGGGGGCGGTGGTGGAGGCTCCGGCGGCCTTTTACCCCCACATGACCGGGCGACAGAACCTGGAGATGGTCGCCTTCCTGACGGGTATGTCCAACGTGGAGAGCCGCATCCGCGAGGTGTTGGCGCGGCTCGAGTTGCTCTCGGTGGCCGACCAGCCGGTGCGTACCTACTCGCTCGGCCAGCGCCAGCGCCTGGGGTTGGCCTCGGCCATTCTGCACGAGCCGCAAATCCTTATCCTGGATGAGCCCACCAGCGGCCTCGATCCGCAGGGCATCAGCAAAGTCCACGAAATTCTGTCCGAGCTGGCCTGGAAAGGGGTGGCGGTGCTGTTGTCCACCCACCACCTGCGCGAGGTATCGGCTTATTCCGACAAGGTGGGCATTCTGGGCGGAGGGCGGCTCTTGGAAGAGGTCAAGCTGGGCGCCAGGGGCGAAACCTACCGCTTGCGGGTGGACGACCCGCCCAGGGCGGCCGCCTTCCTCAAGACTGTACCGGGGGTGCAAAACGTGAGCCTGCGCGATGTAAATGTCATTTTTGAAGGGTCGCCCAATGTGGCTTTGGCGGCGCTGGTGCGCGAGAACTACCAGGTGCAGTTTCTGGAGCCCGACTACTTCGACCTCTACGACTACTACCGGGAACGGGTGAAAAATGCCTAG